The segment gcataattaaaaatataggatattaaaagtgcaactaaactccatttataaacatataataatgtttaaatttataattgacgtttctttgcctaatggtcattcactggtatgcggtcaattactggttggtttaccctaattcaaatttattttattctatattttctttcttattacatataattacaaaacaattaaattacaattCACTTAGAAGTACCTATgagtcagagttgggcattatttaaataaatttttattcgaataatcttcaaaTAAAGATTTCGAATAATCTTTGAATAGAAATTTCGAatgaaatgaagttattcgagaataaccaataattcgaaattatagaaacttattcgaataatgcccaactctgctgtgAGTAAGCACAATGATTATCAGTCTGACACAGCATTGTATGGTGAAGAAACTGATAATGCATCCATGTCTGTTAAAGGTAGCATCCGCGTGCAAGAGTCGGGTGTTCTAAAAATGGAACAGAGAGAAGGTAAGATTAATTTTAATACTTAGAAATGTAGTAATAAAGGCtctactaacaaggagaggttcccaagtgtctgcctccgattgctttgaattttggatatgttttagaggaccgaaaaataagatatacatgttttttatagcggcccgtttgcatgtttaggaggtgaaaccacccctcaaagttatatgggtcctctaaaacgtatccaaaattcaaagtaatcggaggcggacacctgggaacctctccttgtaagtacaTGGGAGAGCACGATACTTACACATCTTTCAGTAGGTGTAACACATGCTTGTGTTCAATTCCTTCCAACCACAGATTTAACAATTCTTCTCGCTTGCATCTCAATAACTGTTTGCAAGCGTTCAAATTCTCTTTAACTGCATGGATCTTCTCCCGAGAAGCTGTCACGTTCTCCGACAGAGCAGTGAAGATCTGGAAAAAGAAAGTGACAAATGCAATATCCCTTCTACGTACAAAAAGCTATTATCTCTTACCTTATGTGTTCGCATGGACTTACTTGCATAACTTGGGTCAGGTCTTGATCGTGCAATGACACCAGTTCGTCGAGCCTCTGATCGCTTTTCTTATATTCCTTCTCGAGTTTAGCTTTCTCTATTTCTCGCTGTTCATTGGTTTCGCTGGCCGATAGCGCTCGAATCACAGAGATCAGTAAACCGCTCTGCAAGAATCAGTTGTTTAGAAAGCTATAGAAACAGTACAAACCAAGCGTCAAGGATTTTCATGTTACTCTGTTATAAAGTTCTAGTGAACGAGCCAAGTGGAGCTAGTTACACCTACTGTCTCTTTGGTTGGTTTGATGCCTCTTGGAGGTTTAGTAGGTGGTACTGAATTCATCTTTGTACAAAGAAAAATGAACGAGAATCTTTCTCTGCTAGAAGCTTCTTTCTTCTAAGCTGCTTACTGTCAGACACTGTCAAATGGCTA is part of the Andrena cerasifolii isolate SP2316 chromosome 1, iyAndCera1_principal, whole genome shotgun sequence genome and harbors:
- the Sec8 gene encoding exocyst complex component secretory 8, coding for MNSVPPTKPPRGIKPTKETSGLLISVIRALSASETNEQREIEKAKLEKEYKKSDQRLDELVSLHDQDLTQVMQIFTALSENVTASREKIHAVKENLNACKQLLRCKREELLNLWLEGIEHKHVLHLLKDVTPDSCTRMLPLTDMDALSVSSPYNAVSD